The following coding sequences lie in one Candidatus Schekmanbacteria bacterium RIFCSPLOWO2_02_FULL_38_14 genomic window:
- a CDS encoding lipoyl synthase: MKRNVPNWLVKRGFDISQLHDVKTLLRKKGLHTVCEEARCPNIGECFKKPTATFMIMGNTCTRSCRFCAVTQGNPEPLEKSEPSRIAEAVMELKLRHVVVTSVTRDDISDGGASHFAETVKEIRKLNKDIAIEVLIPDFKGSSESLSKVCKSEPDIINHNLETVPRLYRDIRPEADYLRSLDLIKKVKDLFSGALTKSGIMVGLGETKKEVVSVLEDLRNFNCDMVTIGQYLSPEKDSFPVQEYVPPDTFEYYRKTGEMMGFKNIASAPFVRSSYMAEEQML; encoded by the coding sequence TTGAAAAGAAACGTTCCCAATTGGCTTGTAAAACGTGGCTTTGATATTTCCCAGCTACACGATGTAAAAACCCTGCTGAGAAAAAAAGGGCTACATACTGTCTGTGAAGAAGCAAGATGCCCGAACATCGGAGAGTGTTTTAAAAAGCCAACGGCAACCTTTATGATAATGGGAAACACCTGCACAAGAAGTTGCAGGTTTTGCGCGGTAACACAGGGGAATCCCGAGCCGCTGGAAAAGAGTGAACCCTCAAGAATTGCAGAGGCAGTAATGGAATTAAAACTTAGACATGTTGTTGTAACCTCTGTAACAAGGGATGATATCAGCGACGGAGGAGCATCCCATTTTGCAGAAACAGTTAAGGAGATTAGAAAACTCAATAAGGATATTGCAATTGAAGTTCTGATACCTGATTTCAAAGGTTCATCTGAGAGTCTTTCAAAGGTATGCAAATCAGAGCCTGATATAATCAACCACAACCTTGAAACAGTACCGCGCCTTTACAGGGATATAAGGCCTGAAGCAGATTATTTGCGCTCACTTGATCTGATTAAAAAAGTTAAAGACTTGTTTTCAGGAGCATTGACAAAATCAGGAATTATGGTTGGCCTTGGAGAAACAAAAAAAGAAGTAGTTTCTGTTTTAGAGGACTTAAGAAATTTTAATTGCGATATGGTAACAATCGGACAGTATTTAAGTCCGGAAAAAGACAGCTTTCCTGTACAGGAATATGTTCCGCCTGACACCTTTGAGTATTACAGAAAGACAGGAGAGATGATGGGTTTTAAGAATATTGCATCTGCGCCATTTGTAAGAAGTTCATATATGGCAGAAGAACAGATGCTATAA
- a CDS encoding cofactor-independent phosphoglycerate mutase: MKYIVLLGDGMSDYPIAELGGKTPLQVAKVPNLDFIAREGVAGVVRTIPRGMDPGSDIGTLSVFGYNPKTCYTGRAPLEAASIGVNLEASDVAFRCNLVTIKNGIMDDYSAGHIKTEDAREFIKLINSSLSDNEMKFYPGKSYRHLMVWKNGEDKLKLTSPHSISGKEANAYLPKGSKAEKLLALMEKSQKLLSSSELNRLRIEKNNKPVTSIWLWGQGKRPSFKTFKERFGKSGAVISAVDLIKGIAVYLGFDNIEVPGATGYLDTNYRGKAEYALNALEEKDFVFLHVEAPDEAGHNGDLKAKIKAIEDFDGKVVGVVLEGIKKHKKYKVMALPDHPTSLRLRDHTGEPVPFAIYSSCNTKDGAKCFDEEEAKKGSLKFEEGHKLMEYFLGI, translated from the coding sequence ATGAAGTACATAGTTTTACTTGGGGACGGGATGTCAGATTATCCCATTGCAGAACTCGGGGGCAAGACCCCCCTTCAGGTTGCAAAAGTACCAAACCTTGATTTTATAGCAAGAGAGGGAGTAGCAGGGGTGGTAAGGACAATTCCGCGCGGGATGGACCCCGGAAGTGACATTGGTACGCTCTCTGTTTTTGGCTATAACCCGAAAACCTGCTACACGGGGAGAGCTCCGCTTGAGGCTGCAAGCATTGGAGTAAATCTTGAAGCCTCGGATGTGGCATTCCGCTGCAACCTTGTCACAATTAAAAATGGCATCATGGATGATTACAGCGCAGGACATATAAAAACCGAAGATGCACGTGAGTTCATAAAACTTATAAACAGTTCTTTGTCTGATAATGAAATGAAATTCTATCCGGGGAAAAGTTACAGGCACTTAATGGTCTGGAAAAATGGAGAAGACAAGCTGAAACTTACTTCCCCTCATTCAATATCAGGAAAAGAAGCAAATGCTTATCTTCCAAAAGGAAGCAAAGCAGAAAAACTGCTGGCACTTATGGAAAAGTCCCAGAAGCTTCTTTCCTCTTCAGAACTCAACCGTTTAAGGATTGAAAAAAACAATAAGCCTGTCACAAGTATATGGCTGTGGGGGCAGGGGAAAAGACCGTCATTTAAAACCTTTAAGGAAAGATTCGGAAAAAGCGGAGCAGTGATATCAGCAGTAGATTTAATAAAAGGGATTGCAGTTTATCTCGGTTTTGATAATATTGAAGTCCCCGGAGCAACAGGATACCTTGACACAAACTATAGGGGTAAGGCAGAATATGCGCTTAATGCCCTTGAAGAAAAAGATTTTGTGTTTCTCCATGTTGAAGCCCCTGATGAGGCAGGACACAACGGGGATTTGAAAGCTAAGATAAAAGCTATTGAAGACTTTGATGGAAAGGTGGTAGGAGTAGTGCTTGAAGGAATTAAAAAACATAAAAAATATAAAGTTATGGCTCTTCCTGACCATCCAACTTCGCTGAGGTTAAGAGACCACACAGGAGAGCCTGTTCCCTTTGCAATATACAGCTCCTGCAATACTAAAGATGGCGCAAAATGTTTTGATGAAGAAGAAGCAAAAAAAGGCTCGTTAAAATTTGAAGAAGGACATAAATTAATGGAATATTTTTTAGGAATTTAA
- a CDS encoding alanine transaminase, whose amino-acid sequence MEEFHRIKRLPPYVFAIIDEMKFKARRKGEDIIDLGMGNPDLETPKPIVEKLVEAVRNPKNHRYSVSRGIYKLRIAISDWYKRKYNVDIDPDTEAIVTIGVKEGLSHLALAIIEPGDVALVPSPTYPIHSFCVVIAGGSLKSVKLSRDSDFFENLVKAYEESWPRPKLLILSFPHNPTTEVVDINFFNKVVDFAREHEMLVIHDFAYADFTFEDYKAPSLMQVKGAKEIGVEFYTMSKSYSMPGWRVGFCVGNKKVIHALTRLKSYFDYGIFQPVQIASIIALNEYGSCVSEIVKTYELRCDTLISGLKRAGWKIEKPKGTMFVWAELPDEFKKMGSLEFSKLLLTEGKVAVSPGIGFGPYGNGFVRFALVENEHRIKQAVKGIKKIFQ is encoded by the coding sequence ATGGAAGAATTCCACAGAATAAAGAGGCTTCCGCCCTATGTTTTCGCCATCATTGATGAGATGAAATTTAAGGCAAGAAGAAAGGGTGAGGACATAATTGACCTTGGGATGGGGAATCCTGATCTGGAAACCCCCAAACCGATAGTTGAGAAATTGGTGGAGGCAGTAAGAAATCCAAAAAACCACAGGTATTCCGTTTCAAGGGGAATTTATAAACTCCGCATAGCAATCTCCGACTGGTATAAAAGAAAATATAATGTTGACATTGACCCGGATACAGAAGCAATTGTGACAATAGGGGTAAAAGAAGGGCTCTCGCATCTGGCACTTGCAATCATAGAGCCGGGAGATGTCGCTCTTGTTCCAAGCCCAACATATCCAATCCATTCCTTCTGCGTAGTTATAGCAGGTGGAAGCCTGAAAAGCGTAAAACTCTCAAGGGATTCAGATTTTTTTGAAAACCTTGTCAAAGCCTATGAAGAAAGCTGGCCAAGACCCAAACTTCTTATTCTTAGCTTTCCTCATAATCCAACAACAGAGGTTGTTGATATAAACTTTTTCAATAAAGTTGTTGATTTTGCCAGAGAACACGAGATGCTTGTAATCCACGATTTTGCCTATGCAGATTTTACCTTTGAAGATTACAAGGCGCCAAGCCTCATGCAGGTAAAAGGTGCAAAGGAAATCGGAGTTGAATTCTATACTATGTCCAAAAGCTACAGTATGCCCGGATGGAGGGTTGGATTCTGTGTCGGAAACAAAAAAGTAATCCACGCCCTGACAAGGCTTAAGAGCTATTTTGATTATGGAATCTTCCAGCCCGTCCAGATTGCAAGTATCATTGCTTTAAATGAATACGGTTCGTGCGTGAGTGAAATAGTCAAAACATATGAACTGCGTTGCGATACACTGATTTCAGGGCTGAAAAGAGCTGGGTGGAAAATAGAAAAACCAAAAGGGACAATGTTTGTATGGGCAGAACTCCCTGATGAATTTAAAAAGATGGGCTCTCTGGAATTTTCCAAACTTCTGCTTACAGAAGGGAAAGTAGCTGTATCACCGGGCATCGGTTTTGGCCCCTATGGAAACGGATTTGTAAGATTTGCACTTGTTGAGAATGAACACAGAATAAAGCAGGCAGTAAAAGGAATAAAAAAGATATTTCAGTAA
- a CDS encoding homoserine dehydrogenase yields MRQVNVGIIGFGTVGKGTVKVLLNNKEIISERLGAEIKIKKIADLDITASRGIEIKKELLTKDALQVINDPEIDIVAELIGGYSPAKEFILKALKNKKRVVTANKALLALEGYEIFKCAQENNMSVGFEASVAGGIPIIKAIKEGLVANHIQSIYGIINGTSNYILTKMTDEGKEFGEVLKKAQEMGFAEADPTFDIEGIDTSHKIAILATLAYGTRVNLKEVYTEGITKVSPLDIKYAMELGYKIKLLAIAKDVNGEIDVRVHPTMVSLSNPLSTVGGVFNAIRVTGDAVGETIFYGRGAGELPTASAVVADIVEISRDILTGSKNRVPLLSFQPDCIKDKKIRKISKGRSRFYFRFSVIDQPGVLSKISGILGDNNISIASVIQKERKEGEEVSVVIMAHEALEKDVEKALNLTNKLPVVLKDTVLIRVEE; encoded by the coding sequence ATGAGACAGGTAAATGTTGGAATTATCGGATTCGGCACTGTTGGAAAAGGAACCGTTAAGGTTCTTTTAAACAATAAAGAAATTATAAGTGAGAGGCTTGGTGCAGAAATCAAAATAAAAAAAATTGCTGACCTTGACATAACTGCTTCAAGGGGAATAGAGATAAAAAAAGAACTCCTCACAAAAGATGCCCTTCAAGTCATAAATGACCCTGAGATTGACATTGTTGCTGAACTTATTGGCGGCTACAGTCCTGCAAAGGAATTTATTCTAAAAGCCCTGAAGAACAAAAAACGTGTTGTAACTGCAAACAAAGCCCTCCTTGCCCTTGAAGGGTATGAAATTTTCAAATGTGCACAGGAAAACAACATGAGTGTTGGTTTTGAGGCAAGTGTTGCAGGAGGCATCCCAATCATCAAAGCAATTAAAGAGGGACTTGTTGCAAACCACATTCAGTCAATATACGGGATAATAAACGGTACTTCAAATTACATACTCACAAAGATGACTGATGAAGGGAAAGAGTTCGGCGAGGTTCTGAAAAAAGCGCAGGAGATGGGTTTTGCAGAAGCAGATCCTACCTTTGATATTGAAGGAATTGATACATCACATAAAATTGCAATTCTGGCAACCTTAGCCTATGGAACCAGAGTTAACCTGAAAGAAGTCTATACAGAGGGAATTACTAAGGTTTCCCCTCTTGATATAAAATATGCCATGGAACTGGGTTATAAGATTAAACTCCTTGCAATTGCCAAGGATGTAAACGGTGAGATTGATGTAAGAGTTCATCCGACAATGGTTTCTCTTTCAAATCCTCTTTCTACAGTTGGAGGGGTATTTAACGCGATACGCGTTACAGGAGATGCAGTTGGTGAAACAATTTTTTATGGAAGAGGAGCAGGTGAATTACCGACAGCAAGCGCTGTTGTTGCAGATATAGTTGAAATAAGCCGTGATATCCTGACAGGCTCCAAGAACCGTGTGCCTCTGCTGTCGTTTCAGCCTGATTGCATAAAGGATAAAAAGATAAGAAAGATAAGCAAGGGCAGGTCAAGGTTTTATTTCAGATTTTCAGTGATTGACCAGCCAGGAGTTCTTTCCAAAATATCAGGCATTCTTGGAGATAACAATATCAGCATCGCATCAGTAATTCAGAAAGAAAGGAAAGAGGGAGAAGAGGTCTCTGTTGTTATAATGGCACATGAAGCCCTCGAAAAAGATGTTGAAAAAGCATTAAACCTCACAAACAAACTGCCTGTGGTGCTGAAGGATACGGTGTTGATAAGAGTCGAAGAGTAA
- a CDS encoding inositol monophosphatase gives MDELQKVAIEAALKAGKILRDNVDKKFSIDYKSEKNLVTAIDTAAEKAILGIINEKFPSHSILTEENGEETRDSNFKWIIDPLDGTTNYAHGFRMFCVSIGIEKNGEVIFGVVYDPIADELFTGIKNSGAFLNNKRIFVSKIKSLSDSLLATGFPYDIEKNPKNNLNHFSRFSFNAQAIRRAGSAALDLCYVACGRFDGFWESGLNPWDVAAGGLIVSEARGMVSDFSGKDFSIYRRETLASNGKIHQQMMKTLSKK, from the coding sequence ATGGATGAATTGCAGAAAGTAGCCATAGAAGCAGCTTTAAAGGCAGGAAAAATATTGAGGGATAATGTTGATAAGAAATTTTCTATTGACTACAAGTCAGAAAAAAATCTTGTTACTGCGATAGACACTGCTGCAGAGAAAGCGATACTTGGGATAATTAATGAAAAGTTTCCATCACACAGTATTTTGACTGAAGAAAATGGTGAGGAAACCAGAGACTCAAATTTTAAATGGATAATAGACCCCCTTGACGGTACTACCAATTACGCTCATGGATTCAGAATGTTCTGTGTTTCAATCGGCATAGAAAAAAATGGAGAAGTGATTTTTGGAGTTGTTTATGACCCTATAGCAGATGAGTTATTTACAGGGATTAAAAACTCAGGAGCTTTTTTAAACAACAAAAGAATCTTTGTTTCAAAGATAAAATCTCTATCTGACAGCCTGCTTGCAACAGGCTTTCCTTATGACATAGAGAAAAACCCAAAAAACAACCTTAACCACTTCAGCAGATTTTCCTTTAATGCACAGGCAATAAGAAGGGCAGGCTCAGCAGCCCTTGACCTGTGCTATGTTGCCTGCGGAAGATTTGATGGTTTCTGGGAATCAGGCTTAAACCCGTGGGATGTAGCGGCAGGAGGGCTCATAGTAAGTGAAGCCAGAGGCATGGTGAGTGATTTTTCAGGAAAGGATTTCAGCATCTACAGAAGAGAAACCCTTGCAAGCAATGGAAAGATTCATCAGCAGATGATGAAAACACTCTCCAAAAAGTAA
- a CDS encoding 50S ribosomal protein L28, with product MAQRCDICGKGPMYGHNISHAHNVSNRRFNPNLQNRKVLINGTKKTIKVCTRCIRSGAVVAA from the coding sequence GTGGCACAAAGATGCGATATCTGTGGGAAGGGACCAATGTATGGCCACAACATAAGCCATGCCCACAATGTTTCAAATAGAAGATTTAATCCAAATCTTCAAAACCGTAAGGTCCTCATTAATGGAACTAAAAAGACCATAAAAGTCTGTACAAGATGTATCCGTTCAGGTGCAGTTGTTGCAGCTTAG
- a CDS encoding aspartate kinase (catalyzes the formation of 4-phospho-L-aspartate from L-aspartate and ATP, in Bacillus, lysine sensitive; regulated by response to starvation.), with protein MALVVQKYGGTSVGDIERIKNVARKIAEARKKGDDVIVVVSAMAGETDKLVNLAYQITDSPNEREMDVLLSSGERVSIALVAIALHAMGVKAQSFTGRQVGMITDSAHTKARIEKITAERIKEALKDGAVAIVAGFQGITAEGDVTTLGRGGSDTSAVAIAAALRADVCEIYTDVDGVYTTDPKIVPEARRIDKISYDEMLEMASLGAKVLQIRSVEFAKKYEVPLYVKSSFFEGKGTLVTKESDSMEQVSVTAVTYKKDESKISVRRAPDKPGVAAKIFGALADANIVVDTIVQNISVDGHTDITFTVAKIESKKSLDIVKKIAKEIGAVDVSIDDNIAKVSIVGSGMRSHSGVASKMFSALSKDGINIQMISTSEIKVTCVIEAKYTELAVRVLHDTFNLEKE; from the coding sequence ATGGCATTGGTTGTACAGAAATATGGCGGAACTTCAGTCGGTGACATTGAAAGAATTAAAAATGTTGCCAGAAAAATCGCTGAAGCCCGCAAAAAAGGGGATGATGTAATTGTTGTTGTCTCTGCAATGGCGGGAGAAACTGATAAGCTTGTAAACCTTGCTTACCAGATAACGGATTCACCAAATGAAAGGGAAATGGACGTGCTTTTATCCTCCGGAGAAAGGGTCTCCATTGCCCTTGTAGCAATTGCCCTGCATGCAATGGGAGTTAAAGCGCAGTCCTTCACAGGAAGGCAGGTTGGCATGATTACCGACAGCGCCCATACAAAAGCACGCATAGAAAAAATAACAGCAGAAAGAATCAAAGAGGCTTTGAAAGATGGTGCCGTTGCAATTGTTGCCGGATTCCAGGGCATAACTGCTGAAGGAGATGTTACAACCCTCGGCAGAGGCGGTTCTGATACTTCAGCAGTAGCGATTGCAGCAGCGCTTAGGGCTGATGTCTGCGAAATATACACTGATGTTGACGGTGTTTACACCACTGACCCAAAAATTGTTCCTGAGGCAAGAAGGATTGATAAAATTTCCTATGACGAGATGCTTGAGATGGCAAGCCTTGGAGCAAAGGTTCTTCAGATAAGGTCAGTAGAATTTGCAAAGAAATACGAAGTACCGTTATATGTAAAATCAAGTTTCTTTGAAGGCAAAGGAACATTAGTTACAAAGGAGAGTGATAGTATGGAACAGGTTTCAGTAACTGCAGTTACCTATAAAAAAGATGAATCTAAAATTTCAGTTAGAAGGGCGCCGGACAAACCCGGAGTTGCGGCAAAGATTTTTGGCGCCCTGGCTGATGCAAACATTGTAGTTGATACAATAGTGCAAAACATTAGCGTTGACGGCCACACCGACATAACTTTCACAGTGGCAAAAATTGAATCAAAAAAATCCCTTGATATAGTTAAAAAAATTGCAAAGGAGATAGGTGCAGTTGATGTCAGCATTGATGATAACATTGCAAAGGTTTCAATTGTTGGCTCAGGAATGAGAAGCCACTCAGGAGTTGCATCCAAGATGTTCTCGGCCCTTTCAAAAGACGGAATTAATATTCAGATGATTAGCACATCTGAAATTAAAGTAACCTGCGTAATTGAAGCCAAATACACAGAGCTTGCAGTAAGGGTTCTCCACGATACATTTAATCTTGAGAAGGAATAA